The DNA region ACTTCCTCAACCCCGCCCTGGTGGGCCGTGCCTTCCTGTTCTTCGCCTACCCGGCGCAGATTTCCGGCGACGCCGTGTGGACGGCGGTGGACGGCTTCGCCGGCGCCACTTCCCTGAGCCTGGGCGCTGCCGGTGGCGTGGAGAACATCCTCGGCCACGGCATCACCTGGATGGACGCCTTCCTCGGCACCATTCACGGCTCCATCGGCGAGACCAGCACCCTGGCCATCTTCATCGGCGGCGGCGTGCTGCTGCTGACCCGCATCGCCGCCTGGCGCATCGTCGCCGGCGTGATGCTGGGCATGATCGCCACCAGCACGCTGTTCAACGCCATCGGTTCCGACACCAACCCGATGTTCGCCATGCCCTGGTACTGGCACCTGGTCCTCGGCGGCTTCGCCTTCGGCATGATGTTCATGGCCACCGACCCGGTGTCCGCCTCCATGACCAACACCGGCAAATGGCTGTTCGGCGCGCTGATCGGCCTGATGGTGGTGCTGATCCGCGTGGTCAACCCCGCCTTCCCGGAAGGCATGATGCTGGCGATCCTCTTCGCCAACCTCTGTGCACCGCTGATCGACCACTTCGTCGTCCAGGCCAACATCAAGCGGAGGCTGGCACGCCATGGCTAACCAGAAGGAATCCACGATCCGCACCCTGCTGGTGGCCCTGGTGGTCTGCCTGGTGTGCTCCATCTTCGTCGCCGGCGGGGCGGTGGCCCTCAAGCCGGTGCAGGTGGAGAACCGCGAGCTGGACAAGCAGCGCAGCATCCTCTCCATCGCCGGCCTCGGCCAGCCGGGCATGTCCGCCAGCGAAGTGAAGGCGCTCTATGCCGAGCGCATCACCGCCAAGGTGGTGGACCTCTCCAGCGGCGAGTACAGCGACGCCATCCAGGCCACCGGCTTCGACCCGCTGAAGGCCGCCAAGGACCCGAAGCTCTCCAACGCCCTGCCGGGTGACCAGGACATCGCCTCCATCAAGCGCCGCGAGCGCTTCACCACCGTCTACCTGGTGGAGAAGGACGGCCAGCTGGACACCCTGATCCTGCCGGTGCGCGGCTACGGCCTGTGGTCGACCCTGTACGGCTTCCTCGCCCTCAAGGGCGATCTCGACACCGTGGTCGGCCTGGGTTTCTACCAGCACGGCGAGACGCCCGGCCTCGGCGGCGAGGTGGACAACCCGAAATGGAAGGCGCTGTGGAACGGCAAGAGCCTGTTCGATGAGCAGGGCCAGCTGGCCATCCAGATCATCAAGGGCAGCGTCGAGCCCGGCTCGCCCAAGGCCAGCCACCAGGTCGACGGCCTGGCCGGCGCCACGCTGACCAGCAAGGGCGTCAACAATCTGCTGCATTTCTGGCTCGGCAAGAACGGCTTCGGCCCCTTCCTGGCCAAGCTGAACAACGGGGAGGCATGAACATGGCGCAACCCACGATCCGCTCGGTCCTGCTGGACCCGATCCTGCACAACAACCCCATCGGCCTGCAGATCCTCGGCATCTGCTCGGCCCTGGCGGTCACCTCCAACCTGAAAACCGCGCTGGTGATGTCCATCGCCCTGACGCTGGTGACCGGCTTCTCCAACCTGTTCATCTCGATGATCCGCAGCCAGATCCCCAGCTCGATCCGCATGATCGTGCAGATGGTGATCATCGCCTCGCTGGTGATAGTGGTGGACCAGGTGCTCAAGGCCTATGCCTTCAGCCTGTCCAAGCAGCTCTCGGTGTTCGTCGGCCTGATC from Pseudomonas tohonis includes:
- a CDS encoding Na(+)-translocating NADH-quinone reductase subunit C — its product is MANQKESTIRTLLVALVVCLVCSIFVAGGAVALKPVQVENRELDKQRSILSIAGLGQPGMSASEVKALYAERITAKVVDLSSGEYSDAIQATGFDPLKAAKDPKLSNALPGDQDIASIKRRERFTTVYLVEKDGQLDTLILPVRGYGLWSTLYGFLALKGDLDTVVGLGFYQHGETPGLGGEVDNPKWKALWNGKSLFDEQGQLAIQIIKGSVEPGSPKASHQVDGLAGATLTSKGVNNLLHFWLGKNGFGPFLAKLNNGEA
- a CDS encoding NADH:ubiquinone reductase (Na(+)-transporting) subunit B, which encodes MGLRKFLDRIEHNFEQGGRFEKWYALYEAIDTFFYRPANVTRTTAHVRDGIDLKRMMITVWLCTFPAMFFGMWNVGYQANLVFAQSPDLLAAQDGWRFALIGSLAGFDPNSLWDNVIQGAAWFLPIYAVTFIVGGFWEVLFAAIRRHEVNEGFFVTSVLFALTLPPSIPLWQVALGISFGVVLGKEVFGGTGKNFLNPALVGRAFLFFAYPAQISGDAVWTAVDGFAGATSLSLGAAGGVENILGHGITWMDAFLGTIHGSIGETSTLAIFIGGGVLLLTRIAAWRIVAGVMLGMIATSTLFNAIGSDTNPMFAMPWYWHLVLGGFAFGMMFMATDPVSASMTNTGKWLFGALIGLMVVLIRVVNPAFPEGMMLAILFANLCAPLIDHFVVQANIKRRLARHG